A stretch of Rhizobium glycinendophyticum DNA encodes these proteins:
- the polA gene encoding DNA polymerase I has product MNKGDHLFLVDGSGFIFRAFHAIPALNRKSDGLPVNAVSGFCNMLWKLLRDARNTDVGVTPTHLAVIFDYSSTTFRKEIYPLYKANRSAPPEDLIPQFGLIRHATRAFNLPCIETEGFEADDIIATYARQAEAVGADVTIVSSDKDLMQLVSANVHMYDAMKDKQISIPDVIEKWGVPPEKMIDLQALTGDSTDNVPGIPGIGPKTAAQLLEEFGDLETLLERAGEIKQVKRRENIVANAELARVSRQLVELRTDVPLEMKLEDLVLEPQDGPKLIGFLKAMEFTTLTRRVAETCDCDAGAIEAAVVPVEWGDAAHGPDLDLRSVSADQPTMAQSAPGATTSNTASGKAPADLARQRAESLAGKPIDRSRYVTIRDIETLELWLAAARETGVVAFDTESTSLDPMQADLVGVSFAIQDNVLSPGSTDIRAAYVPLGHRSGVGDLLGGGHAEGQIPMAAALAAMKGLLEDPAVLKVVQNLKYDYLIMKRYGIVLQSFDDTMLMSYVLDAGKGNHGMDTLSQRWLGHTPIAFKDVTGSGKSSVTFDLVDIDRATTYAAEDADVTLRLWLVLKPRLAAEGLTRIYERLERPLVPVLAHMEERGITVDRQILSRLSGELAQKAAAAEDEVYALAGERFNIGSPKQLGDILFGRMGLPGGSKTKTGQWSTSAQVLEDLAAEGAPLPRKIVDWRQLTKLKSTYTDALPGYVHPQTKRVHTGYSLASTTTGRLSSSEPNLQNIPVRTAEGRKIRTAFISTPGHKLLSADYSQIELRVLAHVADIPQLRQAFADGIDIHAMTASEMFGVPVEGMPSEVRRRAKAINFGIIYGISAFGLANQLSIERSEAGDYIKKYFERFPGIKDYMEATKAFAREKGYVETIFGRRAHYPEIKSSNPSMRAFNERAAINAPIQGSAADIIRRAMIQIEPALAASGLAERCRMLLQVHDELIFEVEDEAVDAAMPVIVDVMENAAMPAVSMRVPLKVDARAANNWDEAH; this is encoded by the coding sequence ATGAACAAAGGCGATCATCTTTTCCTCGTCGACGGCTCGGGCTTCATCTTCCGCGCCTTCCACGCCATCCCTGCCCTCAACCGCAAGTCGGACGGCCTCCCCGTCAACGCGGTCTCCGGCTTCTGCAACATGCTGTGGAAGCTGCTGCGGGATGCCCGTAACACCGATGTCGGGGTGACGCCGACCCATCTTGCGGTCATCTTCGACTATTCGTCGACGACGTTCCGCAAGGAAATCTATCCGCTCTACAAGGCCAACCGTTCGGCGCCGCCGGAAGATCTCATTCCGCAGTTCGGCCTGATCCGACATGCCACTCGCGCTTTCAACCTGCCCTGCATCGAGACCGAGGGTTTCGAGGCCGACGATATCATTGCGACCTATGCCCGCCAGGCCGAGGCTGTGGGTGCCGACGTGACCATCGTGTCATCCGACAAGGACCTGATGCAGCTCGTCAGCGCGAATGTGCATATGTACGACGCGATGAAGGACAAGCAGATCAGCATACCCGACGTCATCGAGAAATGGGGCGTGCCGCCGGAAAAGATGATCGATCTGCAGGCTCTGACTGGGGATTCTACGGATAATGTACCGGGCATTCCGGGCATCGGCCCGAAGACGGCTGCCCAACTGTTGGAAGAGTTCGGGGACCTGGAGACACTGCTCGAGAGGGCCGGCGAGATCAAGCAGGTCAAGCGCCGTGAAAACATCGTGGCCAATGCCGAGCTGGCGCGGGTTTCGCGGCAGCTTGTGGAGTTGCGCACTGATGTGCCGCTTGAGATGAAACTTGAGGATCTTGTCCTCGAACCGCAGGACGGGCCCAAGCTGATCGGATTCCTGAAAGCGATGGAATTCACCACGCTGACGCGTCGGGTCGCCGAGACCTGTGACTGCGATGCGGGGGCCATCGAGGCAGCGGTGGTTCCGGTGGAATGGGGCGACGCGGCCCACGGGCCCGACCTCGATTTAAGATCCGTTTCGGCCGACCAGCCGACGATGGCGCAGAGCGCCCCCGGTGCCACGACATCAAACACTGCAAGCGGCAAGGCGCCCGCAGATCTCGCCCGCCAGCGGGCCGAAAGTCTTGCCGGAAAACCGATCGACCGATCACGCTACGTGACCATTCGCGACATTGAGACCCTGGAGCTCTGGCTCGCTGCGGCCCGCGAAACGGGCGTCGTCGCCTTCGACACGGAAAGCACCTCGCTCGACCCGATGCAGGCGGATCTGGTCGGCGTGTCCTTCGCCATTCAGGATAATGTATTGTCGCCGGGCTCCACCGATATCCGCGCGGCCTACGTGCCGCTCGGCCATCGCTCCGGCGTCGGCGACCTCTTGGGCGGCGGGCATGCCGAGGGACAGATTCCGATGGCCGCAGCGCTTGCCGCCATGAAGGGTCTGCTCGAAGATCCTGCCGTGCTCAAGGTGGTCCAGAACCTGAAATACGACTACCTGATCATGAAGCGCTACGGAATCGTGCTCCAGTCCTTCGACGACACGATGCTGATGTCCTATGTGCTGGATGCCGGCAAGGGCAATCATGGCATGGACACGCTGTCGCAACGTTGGCTCGGCCATACGCCGATCGCCTTCAAGGATGTGACCGGCTCGGGAAAGTCTTCCGTCACCTTCGATCTGGTCGATATCGACCGCGCCACGACCTATGCCGCCGAGGATGCCGATGTGACGCTGCGGCTGTGGCTGGTGCTGAAGCCCCGGCTTGCCGCCGAGGGCCTCACGCGGATTTATGAGCGGCTGGAGCGGCCGCTGGTGCCGGTGCTGGCACATATGGAAGAGCGCGGCATCACCGTAGACCGCCAGATTCTCTCGCGTCTGTCCGGGGAATTGGCACAGAAGGCAGCGGCTGCGGAAGACGAAGTCTATGCCCTTGCTGGCGAACGCTTCAATATCGGCTCGCCCAAGCAGCTGGGGGACATCCTGTTCGGCCGCATGGGCTTGCCGGGCGGCTCGAAAACCAAGACCGGCCAATGGTCGACCTCTGCCCAGGTACTCGAAGACCTGGCGGCGGAAGGGGCCCCGCTGCCACGCAAGATCGTTGACTGGCGGCAGCTCACCAAGCTCAAGTCCACCTATACCGATGCGCTTCCGGGTTATGTGCATCCGCAGACCAAGCGCGTGCATACGGGTTATTCGCTCGCCTCGACCACCACCGGGCGGCTCTCCTCCTCCGAACCCAACCTACAAAACATTCCGGTGCGGACGGCGGAAGGCCGCAAGATCCGCACGGCCTTCATCTCGACGCCCGGCCACAAGCTCCTTTCGGCCGACTATAGCCAGATCGAACTGCGCGTTCTCGCCCATGTCGCCGATATCCCGCAACTGCGTCAGGCCTTTGCTGACGGTATCGACATTCACGCGATGACCGCCTCGGAGATGTTCGGTGTGCCGGTCGAGGGCATGCCGTCCGAGGTCAGGCGCCGGGCGAAAGCCATCAATTTCGGCATCATCTACGGGATATCCGCGTTCGGCCTCGCCAATCAGCTGAGCATCGAACGCTCCGAAGCGGGCGATTACATCAAGAAGTATTTCGAGCGCTTCCCCGGGATCAAGGACTACATGGAGGCCACGAAGGCCTTCGCCCGCGAAAAGGGTTATGTCGAGACCATCTTCGGCCGGCGCGCGCATTACCCGGAAATCAAGTCTTCCAATCCCTCCATGCGTGCGTTCAACGAGCGGGCTGCAATCAACGCGCCGATCCAGGGATCGGCGGCAGACATCATCCGTCGCGCGATGATCCAGATAGAACCCGCTCTTGCCGCATCGGGCCTTGCTGAGCGCTGCCGCATGCTGCTGCAGGTGCATGACGAGCTGATCTTCGAAGTTGAGGACGAAGCCGTCGATGCGGCCATGCCCGTGATCGTCGACGTCATGGAGAATGCCGCGATGCCAGCTGTCTCGATGCGGGTGCCGCTGAAGGTCGATGCACGCGCTGCCAATAACTGGGACGAAGCACACTGA
- a CDS encoding MarR family winged helix-turn-helix transcriptional regulator: protein MANDRPESATQLATQFARSLTRVLQTRAAQLGFSPGQFPVLIELWEEEGLTQRQLLDRVDVEQATMANTLARMERDGLIERRVHPRDRRAQQTFLTEKARAMRTEALTLAGEAEEAVFSGFRRFEKELLKEYMRWAIANARKL, encoded by the coding sequence ATGGCCAATGACCGCCCGGAATCTGCCACGCAACTGGCGACGCAGTTCGCCCGCAGCCTGACGCGTGTGCTGCAGACCCGGGCTGCGCAGCTCGGTTTCTCTCCTGGACAATTCCCCGTTCTCATCGAATTGTGGGAGGAGGAGGGGCTGACCCAGCGACAATTGCTCGATCGGGTCGATGTGGAGCAGGCCACAATGGCCAACACGCTCGCCCGCATGGAGCGCGACGGCTTGATCGAACGGCGCGTTCATCCCCGCGACAGGCGCGCCCAGCAGACATTCTTGACCGAGAAGGCGCGCGCGATGCGCACGGAGGCGCTCACTTTAGCAGGGGAAGCGGAAGAGGCAGTCTTCTCAGGCTTTCGGCGCTTCGAAAAGGAGCTGCTCAAGGAGTATATGCGCTGGGCTATCGCCAATGCCCGCAAGCTCTGA
- a CDS encoding M20/M25/M40 family metallo-hydrolase: MTDLSPILAKADETLPESLDRLFDLVRIPSISTDPTYKAECRKGGEWLVKELAELGFDTSLRETPGHPMVVAHHAADRADAPHVLFYGHYDVQPVDPLDLWEDDPFAPAIKEKDGRKIITGRGTSDDKGQLLTFVEACRAYKTVKGSLPVRITILFEGEEESGSPSLKPFLEANAAELKADFALVCDTSMWDRETPAIAAALRGLVGEEVTITAADRDLHSGLFGGAAANPVHILTKILADLHDETGKVTLPGFYDGVEETPSNIKASWESLGRTAESFLGEVGLSIPSGEKGRSVLELTWARPTAEVNGIIGGYTGEGFKTVIAAKASAKISFRLVGTQDPAKIRESFRSFVKARIPADCSADFHEHGGSPAIQLSYDSPELTKAKNALSDEWPKPAVIIGMGGSIPIVGDFQKMLGMDSLLVGFGLTDDRIHSPNEKYDLNSFHKGIRSWIRILDALANK, from the coding sequence ATGACTGACCTATCTCCCATCCTCGCCAAGGCCGACGAGACACTCCCTGAGAGCCTCGACCGGCTTTTTGATCTGGTCCGGATTCCCTCCATCTCGACCGATCCCACCTACAAGGCCGAATGCCGCAAGGGCGGCGAATGGCTGGTGAAGGAACTGGCCGAGCTTGGCTTTGATACCTCGCTGCGCGAAACGCCAGGCCATCCGATGGTCGTTGCCCATCACGCCGCCGACCGGGCGGATGCGCCGCATGTTTTGTTTTACGGTCACTACGATGTTCAGCCCGTCGATCCGCTCGACCTCTGGGAAGACGATCCCTTCGCCCCGGCGATCAAGGAAAAGGACGGTCGTAAGATCATCACGGGCCGCGGCACCTCGGACGACAAGGGGCAGTTGCTGACCTTCGTCGAAGCCTGCCGCGCCTACAAGACGGTCAAGGGCTCCCTGCCGGTTCGAATCACCATCCTGTTCGAAGGTGAGGAGGAATCCGGGTCGCCATCGCTCAAACCTTTCCTGGAAGCCAATGCCGCCGAGCTGAAGGCCGATTTCGCCCTGGTCTGCGACACGAGCATGTGGGATCGCGAGACTCCTGCCATTGCCGCTGCCCTGCGCGGCCTCGTTGGCGAAGAGGTGACTATCACCGCCGCTGACCGCGATCTGCATTCCGGCCTGTTCGGAGGTGCCGCTGCGAACCCGGTCCACATCCTGACGAAGATCCTCGCAGATCTGCATGATGAAACTGGCAAGGTCACCCTGCCGGGCTTCTATGACGGCGTTGAGGAAACCCCCTCCAACATCAAGGCTTCCTGGGAGAGCCTCGGCCGCACCGCAGAAAGCTTCCTCGGCGAAGTTGGCCTGTCGATTCCCTCGGGCGAAAAGGGTCGTTCAGTTTTGGAGCTGACCTGGGCCCGTCCGACGGCGGAGGTGAACGGCATCATCGGCGGTTATACCGGCGAAGGTTTCAAGACCGTCATCGCCGCCAAGGCTTCCGCTAAGATCTCGTTCCGCCTCGTCGGCACCCAGGATCCCGCAAAGATCCGCGAGAGCTTCCGAAGCTTCGTGAAGGCGCGGATTCCGGCCGACTGCTCGGCGGATTTCCACGAACATGGGGGCTCGCCTGCAATCCAGCTTTCCTATGATTCGCCGGAGCTGACCAAGGCGAAGAATGCGCTTTCGGATGAGTGGCCGAAGCCGGCGGTGATCATCGGCATGGGCGGTTCGATCCCGATTGTGGGCGATTTCCAGAAGATGCTCGGTATGGATTCGCTGCTGGTGGGCTTCGGCCTCACCGATGACCGCATCCATTCGCCCAACGAGAAGTATGACCTGAACTCGTTCCACAAGGGCATCCGCTCTTGGATTCGTATCCTCGACGCACTTGCCAACAAGTGA
- a CDS encoding YbaK/EbsC family protein, producing MSLETVRQFFLTNAPDISVIVTEASSATVALAAEAHGVEPDQIAKTICLRIGEDVVLVVTAGTKRLDNRKFKDRFGVKPRMLDAEAVVEKTSHPVGGVCPFGLPTPLKVYCDISLKNWTEVVPAGGATNAAVRIEPQRMATLVNAEWADLCQ from the coding sequence ATGAGCCTCGAAACCGTCCGCCAGTTCTTCCTCACCAACGCTCCAGATATCTCCGTCATTGTGACGGAAGCGAGTTCTGCGACCGTGGCATTGGCGGCGGAAGCTCACGGGGTCGAACCGGACCAGATTGCGAAGACCATCTGCCTGAGAATCGGCGAAGACGTGGTCCTCGTCGTCACCGCCGGCACAAAACGTCTCGACAACAGAAAATTCAAGGACCGCTTCGGTGTGAAGCCGCGTATGCTCGATGCGGAGGCAGTGGTCGAGAAGACGAGTCACCCAGTGGGGGGTGTCTGCCCTTTTGGTCTTCCAACACCGCTCAAAGTCTATTGCGACATCTCACTAAAGAACTGGACCGAAGTCGTGCCCGCCGGCGGCGCGACAAATGCTGCAGTCAGGATCGAGCCGCAGCGCATGGCAACGCTGGTTAACGCCGAATGGGCGGATCTCTGTCAGTGA